The following coding sequences lie in one Sphingomonas sp. M1-B02 genomic window:
- a CDS encoding TolC family outer membrane protein → MRLSSLLLGASLTAVVTPAAAQTVTTRQGTATPVTVQTREQTATPALAPAAQPTTDLRAALVQTYRSNPDLAGERANQRANDENVPIARSQGRPGATSNMSLSDSLYDSDATFGPSRTGRLGLDISLPVFSGGAVRNSVRAAETRVNAGQANLRGAESDIFTQAVTVYVDVLRDEAIVRLNQQNVRVLDVNLRATRDRFEVGDLTRTDVAQSEARLALAQGQLRTAEARLIGSRENYIRVVGTPPGVLAAPPPLPNLPDDVATAEQIALGNNPFLEATQLARDASRFDVRVARAGRLPQVSIGLGGNYYNYLGSVGSQGARLGFQDDGFASTLGAQVSIPVFQGGRPAAQIRQAQAREAAAMENVTLTERGVIAQARSSFATYESSLRVIESSRIAVEANQLSLEGVRAENSVGTRTILDILNAEQELLNSQVQYVTAERDAYVAGFTLLASMGRAEAKDLNLDGGPLYDPAVNYDRVKGRWNDWSNDPAPTAASTPTTGTPAQGAIVPPGQVDPLLQRSVDTTRTNP, encoded by the coding sequence ATGCGACTATCCTCTCTGCTTCTGGGCGCGAGCTTGACTGCGGTCGTAACGCCTGCCGCCGCGCAGACCGTGACGACTCGCCAGGGCACCGCGACGCCGGTGACCGTCCAGACGCGGGAGCAGACCGCAACTCCGGCGCTGGCCCCGGCCGCGCAACCGACGACGGACCTGCGCGCGGCGCTGGTGCAGACCTATCGGAGCAACCCCGATCTGGCAGGCGAGCGCGCCAACCAGCGCGCCAATGACGAGAATGTGCCGATCGCCCGATCGCAGGGACGGCCCGGGGCCACTTCGAACATGTCGCTCAGCGACAGCCTGTACGACAGCGACGCGACCTTCGGCCCGAGCCGAACGGGCCGGCTGGGGCTCGACATATCGCTGCCGGTCTTCAGCGGCGGCGCGGTGCGCAATTCGGTTCGGGCGGCGGAGACTCGGGTGAATGCAGGCCAGGCCAATCTGCGTGGCGCCGAATCGGATATCTTCACCCAGGCGGTGACGGTCTATGTCGACGTGCTGCGCGACGAAGCGATCGTGCGGCTGAACCAGCAGAATGTTCGCGTGCTCGACGTCAATCTGCGCGCAACTCGCGATCGATTCGAAGTAGGCGACCTGACCCGCACCGACGTCGCCCAGTCCGAGGCGCGGCTGGCGCTGGCGCAGGGCCAGTTGCGGACCGCCGAGGCGCGGCTGATCGGCAGCCGCGAAAATTATATCCGCGTGGTCGGCACCCCGCCGGGGGTGCTCGCCGCACCGCCGCCCTTGCCCAATCTGCCCGACGATGTGGCGACGGCGGAGCAGATCGCGCTGGGCAACAATCCTTTCCTGGAGGCCACGCAACTCGCGCGCGATGCGAGCCGATTCGACGTGCGGGTGGCGCGCGCCGGGCGGCTGCCGCAGGTGAGCATCGGGCTGGGCGGCAATTATTATAATTATCTGGGCTCGGTCGGTAGCCAGGGCGCGAGGCTGGGTTTTCAGGACGACGGCTTCGCCTCCACGCTGGGCGCGCAGGTCTCGATCCCGGTCTTCCAGGGCGGGCGGCCAGCGGCCCAGATTCGCCAGGCGCAGGCGCGGGAGGCCGCGGCGATGGAGAATGTGACGCTCACCGAGCGGGGCGTGATCGCGCAGGCACGCTCGTCCTTCGCCACCTATGAAAGTTCGCTGCGGGTGATCGAATCGTCGCGGATCGCAGTCGAGGCCAACCAATTAAGCCTGGAGGGCGTTCGCGCCGAGAACAGCGTCGGCACCCGCACGATCCTCGACATCCTGAACGCCGAGCAGGAATTGCTGAACAGCCAGGTGCAATATGTCACCGCCGAGCGCGACGCCTATGTCGCCGGCTTCACGCTGCTTGCGTCGATGGGCCGCGCGGAGGCGAAGGACCTGAACCTCGACGGCGGGCCGCTGTACGACCCGGCGGTCAATTACGATCGGGTGAAGGGCCGCTGGAACGACTGGTCGAACGATCCCGCGCCGACCGCCGCGAGCACCCCGACGACCGGAACCCCGGCGCAGGGCGCGATCGTCCCGCCCGGACAAGTTGATCCCTTGCTGCAGCGATCGGTTGACACCACCCGTACTAATCCTTGA
- a CDS encoding DUF2497 domain-containing protein: MGDISAEPSMEEILSSIKRIIAEEGDAAVATRTRRSRAVPATARAARDELDDQGSDEVLELSEPVADEFPGERPRAMGAPTPPEPARAENLRAEPSHDPVAKAEPILSERATEATRGPLEALSRLIVRPEVAGSDTLEGMVRDMLKPMLREWLDSNLPQLVETMVAREISRITGRQ, from the coding sequence ATGGGGGACATCAGCGCCGAACCTTCGATGGAGGAAATCCTTTCATCGATCAAACGCATCATCGCCGAGGAAGGCGATGCAGCGGTTGCGACGCGTACGCGGCGGAGCCGGGCCGTGCCCGCCACCGCCCGCGCGGCGCGCGACGAACTTGACGACCAGGGGAGCGACGAAGTGCTCGAGCTCAGCGAGCCGGTCGCCGACGAATTCCCCGGGGAAAGGCCAAGAGCGATGGGCGCACCGACGCCTCCCGAACCCGCCCGTGCCGAAAATCTCCGCGCCGAACCCTCGCACGACCCGGTCGCCAAGGCCGAGCCGATCCTGTCCGAACGTGCCACCGAAGCGACTCGCGGGCCGCTCGAGGCGTTGTCGCGGCTGATCGTGCGGCCGGAGGTTGCCGGGAGCGACACGCTGGAAGGCATGGTCCGCGACATGCTGAAGCCGATGTTGCGTGAATGGCTCGACTCCAATCTGCCGCAGCTCGTCGAGACGATGGTGGCGCGCGAGATTTCGCGGATCACCGGGCGGCAGTAG